The sequence below is a genomic window from Cerasicoccus sp. TK19100.
GTGTAACTTCTCTGCGAATTGCTCTACATCTAGGAGTAGAGTGTCAATGTATTCTTGGGAGACGGATATCTTCCTTTCTTCGGTTTCATAGTCTCGTCGATATTTTGTGTCTGTATTGCCTAGGCGATGAACTAAAATATGGCGCCGATCATGGTATTCTCTCATTATTGAGATACCTGGAGTTATTGATCCGATATCTATGTCGAATCGTTTCTTGTAGTATTTTATAATCTCAGAAAAACCACCATTAGAGAGTTTTCTAGTCTCTTTGCTGATGATTCTATTAAAGATCTTCGCAGGATTATTCAGTGCGATGAGTTCTTCTTGTGAGAATTCGTGAGTGACAGATTTGTCCTTGAATGGTGCCTTTGTGACTAAAAATACGTCTTTGATCAGATCAATAAGATAAACCTCAAGTGCTGAAATGGTTCTGATGAGGATAAGCTCTGTTAGTACTTTGTTGGTTCTTCGTTCGAATTTTCTTTTTCGCCTAAAATGATCTGATTGGATCCATTCGAAGTCTTCATGGTTGCGAAGATTTTTGAACTCAACTTTGTTTTTTCCTCTAAAATTGAGCAATGAGGACGTTAGGGCGTATGAGTCCAGTGTGGCATGATAGAAGGACTTCAGGACTTTTACTTCACGCAAGAAGTTCTGGTAGGAAGCGGTTTTCATTTTGTCTTTGAAATTATTCAAACATATGTTGTAAGGGCAAATTGATAGTATCGCTGTTGAGGAAAATGATATTCTCGACTCGCTTCTAGTAACACTGCCCAAACCCACCTCTTGGTTCTGCCATAACCCTCCCCAGGGTTTAGGTGCGAACTAGCAGGTGGTTGTGAGACAACCCTTACTAGGTTTTGGTCGAAGCGTCGGCGACGCTCCCAGGAAGTGTCGGCGATACTTCGAGCTACAGTCGGCGGCGCTGGGTTGCGCAGTCGGCGATACTTCGCGAGCTCTGGGGGCTTCTGGTGGGCCGACTTTTCATGCTGAAAGTATGCCTTTTTGGTCCGCCTTTGGCGAACCTAAAAGGCGGAGGAAAAAGGAAAAAATTAAAGGAAAAAGGGGTAGGCGGCTGGATTGCTTGGAGGGCTACGCTCCGTCGTAGCTGCCTGCATTTCGCTGGATCGTTGGATTAGCGAATTGAGAAAATGCTGACTCCTCAACTGCGGCTACGACAGAGCGTAGCCCTCAAGTGCAGGCGGGGCAGTTCATGACTGCGGGGCCTTTTTAGGAGTCGGCTTGGAGCTCGGGGTGGGCTTCGACGATGTCGAGGTTGGCTTCGCTGAACGGTATCCAGGTGTCGCCGTCGCATTCCGGGTCCATGGAGCGGGCTATATTCAGACTGCTTTGGAGTTTCTTCAGGGCGGTGTCGAAGCGGCTCTTGGTGGTGTTGAATTCGGCAACGGCGTGTTTGCGCAGCGCGGTGGTGGTCCACGGCTCGATGCGCACGCATTCGTAGATTTGCTGGCAGAGCAGGGGAAGCTCGCTGACGGGCTTGAATGCCTGCGGGTAATGCGTGGTGCGCAGGTATTCGCGCTCCATGAGGACGGCGTCGCCGTTGGGCAGTTTGCCGTAGAATATCTCGTCGGGAAAGGTTTCCGGGATGCGCGTTTTCCAATCCCACACGGCGCTGACTCGCGGGCTCCATCCGCCACCCTTGGGCTTGTCGGCTGAGAGGTCGGTATTGTCCCACAGCGAAGGATGTGGAGACCCCTTGCTGCCAAACACCGTGACCACCTTATGCTTGAGCACAAACTCGGTCGCTTCTTCGAAGGTTTTCATTCTTTTGAGCGTTTCGGTTTTACAGCGTTCATGGCGTCATTTGCGCAATGTGACGGAGCGAAGCGGAGATGGCATAGCAAAATTTCTGGGTGCAGCGGCACGCTGCCTAGACGGCAATCGGGGCTTTGATGCCTTTGTGCGGGTCGTAGCCGATGAGCTCGATGTCGTCGAAGTCGAAGTCTTCGAGCTTGGTGATGGCTGGGTTGAGCTTTACCTGGGGGAGGGGGCGCGGGTCGCGGGCGAGTTGTTTTTCCACCTGCTCGAAGTGGTTCTTGTAGATGTGGAGGTCGCCGAACGTGTGGATGAATTCCTTGGGCTTCAGGCCGGTGATCTGCGCGACCATGCAGGTGAGCAGGGCGTAGGAAGCGATGTTGAACGGGACGCCCAGGAAGAGGTCGGCGCTGCGTTGGTAGAGCTGGCAGCTTAGGCCGCCGTCTTCGGAGACGTAAAACTGGAACAGGGCGTGGCAGGGCGGGAGCGCCATTTTGCCTTCGCGGGCGTTATCCTGCGGCGGGCGTGATTCGTCGGGCAGGTCGGCGGGGTTCCAGGCGCTGACGATGTGGCGGCGGGACTGCGGTTTTTTGCGAAGACCTTCGACGAGCTCGTCGAGCTGGTTGATGCGGCGTCCGTCGGCGGTTTGCCAATCGGTCCACTGCGCGCCGTAGACGCGGCCAAGGCTGCCGGTTTCGTCGGCCCACTCATCCCAGATGGAAACGCCGCGCTCCTGGAGCCACTTGACGTTGGTCTCGCCTCGGAGGAACCAGAGCAGCTCGTAGACGACGGACTTCCAGTGCACGCGCTTGGTGGTGACCATGGGGAAATCCGGCGAGAGCGAATACCGGGCCTGCGCGCCGAAGACGGATCGCGTGCCAACGCCGGTGCGGTCGCCGCGGTCTTCGCCGTTTTCCATTACGTGACGGAGCAGGTCCAAGTAAGTCTTCATGCGCTGCGACTATTTCGGGGCAGGGGCGGGGAGTCAAGTTTGGCGAAGGGGAAGGGGAGATTTGAAAAAGATGTCTAACTACTGACGGCTCAAAAAATCATTTTCAGCGCCGCGCTGATGTGATACTTTAATACGTCTATGAATTTTCCCCGCATCAGTTTGTTCGCGCTTCTTGCATCCGTGGCCCTTGCCGCCGTGGCGGACGCCGCGCCGCGCCGCCTGTCCGACCTTGGCAGCAGCAACAATCTGACGGACAAGAAGTTTGACACCAGCACCGTCGAATCACCGCGCGCAGACGAGATGTTTGGCGCGGACAAGGATAAGATCAATTTCAAGGAATGGCACGGCTCGTACTCCAGTATTGGAGACAAGCGCGTGGACGCCCTGCAGGGGCGTGGCGGCAAGGAGTTTGCCACCAGTGAGCTGAATTACAATAACATCCCTCGCCGCGAGGCCCAGATTTCGTTGGAGTCCGACGAGCGCAAGATGGCCAATGTGCAAAATTGGAACCGCCTGCGCGACAACGTGATGTCGCACAAGTTTAGCGGCACGGATCTGAATACGCCCGATGCGCAGCATTTTTCGGAAATGGTCGACGAGGTGTCCCTGCGCGACGTCAACCGCTACCAATTTTGGCAAAACAAGACCGATGACGGCATCCCGGTGCAAACCGCTGGTGGTGACTCCGGCCCGCAGTTGAGTGCTGAGCAGCGCCGGGTGATGGCCCGCATTAACGGCATGGACGTCGAGGTGAATGATTACCGTCAGCAGGACACCAAAGGTGTGGGTGAT
It includes:
- a CDS encoding thymidylate synthase gives rise to the protein MKTYLDLLRHVMENGEDRGDRTGVGTRSVFGAQARYSLSPDFPMVTTKRVHWKSVVYELLWFLRGETNVKWLQERGVSIWDEWADETGSLGRVYGAQWTDWQTADGRRINQLDELVEGLRKKPQSRRHIVSAWNPADLPDESRPPQDNAREGKMALPPCHALFQFYVSEDGGLSCQLYQRSADLFLGVPFNIASYALLTCMVAQITGLKPKEFIHTFGDLHIYKNHFEQVEKQLARDPRPLPQVKLNPAITKLEDFDFDDIELIGYDPHKGIKAPIAV
- a CDS encoding AlkZ-related protein; this encodes MKTFEEATEFVLKHKVVTVFGSKGSPHPSLWDNTDLSADKPKGGGWSPRVSAVWDWKTRIPETFPDEIFYGKLPNGDAVLMEREYLRTTHYPQAFKPVSELPLLCQQIYECVRIEPWTTTALRKHAVAEFNTTKSRFDTALKKLQSSLNIARSMDPECDGDTWIPFSEANLDIVEAHPELQADS